The Oncorhynchus tshawytscha isolate Ot180627B linkage group LG30, Otsh_v2.0, whole genome shotgun sequence genome includes a region encoding these proteins:
- the LOC112233379 gene encoding diacylglycerol O-acyltransferase 2 isoform X2, translating into MEKHLQVISVLQWVISFLAMGAAGTVLLIYMFCTDLWVIAAMYTAWLIFDWNTPKQGGRRSSWVRNWTMWTYFRDYFPIRLIKTHNLLPSRNYIFGYHPHGIFSFGAFCNFGTEATGFSKKFPGIKPSLATLAGNFRMPVFRDYLMSGGICPVNRNSIDYLLSQNGTGNAVVIVVGGAAESLNCAPGKNSVTLNNRKGFVRLALQQGSDLVPVYSFGENDVYKQVIFEERTWWRLAQKRLQKIIGFAPCLFHGCGFFSSDSWGMVPYNKPITTIVGEPITVPKIEQPPRDMVDLYHAMYINSLTSLFDKYKTRFGLKESDILHIH; encoded by the exons ATGGAGAAACACCTTCAGGTCATCTCAGTTCTGCAGTGGGTAATCAGCTTCCTCGCCATGG GTGCCGCTGGCACTGTGCTCTTAATCTACATGTTCTGCACAGACCTCTGGGTGATCGCTGCCATGTACACTGCCTGGCTTATCTTCGACTGGAACACCCCCAAACAAG GTGGCAGGAGGTCCTCTTGGGTGAGGAACTGGACCATGTGGACTTACTTCAGAGACTACTTCCCCATCAGG CTCATCAAGACACACAACCTGCTGCCAAGCCGAAACTACATCTTTGGCTACCACCCCCATGGGATCTTCTCTTTTGGAGCCTTCTGTAACTTCGGAACAGAGGCCACCGGCTTCTCTAAGAAGTTCCCGGGCATCAAGCCTTCCCTGGCCACCCTGGCTGGAAACTTCCGGATGCCAGTCTTTAGAGACTATCTCATGTCTGGAG GTATCTGCCCAGTGAACCGTAACTCCATtgactacctcctctctcagAATGGAACTGGCAATGCAGTGGTCATTGTTGTCGGGGGAGCAGCTGAATCTTTGAACTGTGCTCCAGGAAAGAATTCTGTCACCCTGAATAACCGCAAGGGCTTTGTGAGGTTAGCCCTCCAGCAAGG gtCTGACCTGGTACCAGTCTACTCCTTTGGGGAGAACGATGTGTACAAACAGGTGATCTTCGAGGAGAGAACCTGGTGGCGGCTGGCTCAAAAGCGACTGCAGAAGATTATTGGTTTTGCGCCCTGTCTGTTCCATGGCTGTGGCTTCTTCTCCTCCGATTCCTGGGGAATGGTGCCTTACAACAAACCCATCACCACCATCG TGGGTGAACCGATCACAGTGCCAAAGATTGAGCAGCCTCCTCGGGATATGGTGGATCTGTACCATGCCATGTACATCAATTCCCTCACCAGCCTCTTTGACAAGTATAAGACCCGCTTCGGCCTGAAGGAGAGTGACATCCTGCACATCCATTGA
- the LOC112233379 gene encoding diacylglycerol O-acyltransferase 2 isoform X1, which yields MKTILAAYPGVLKGTGCSILSALQDLPSAPWPVLRSKMEKHLQVISVLQWVISFLAMGAAGTVLLIYMFCTDLWVIAAMYTAWLIFDWNTPKQGGRRSSWVRNWTMWTYFRDYFPIRLIKTHNLLPSRNYIFGYHPHGIFSFGAFCNFGTEATGFSKKFPGIKPSLATLAGNFRMPVFRDYLMSGGICPVNRNSIDYLLSQNGTGNAVVIVVGGAAESLNCAPGKNSVTLNNRKGFVRLALQQGSDLVPVYSFGENDVYKQVIFEERTWWRLAQKRLQKIIGFAPCLFHGCGFFSSDSWGMVPYNKPITTIVGEPITVPKIEQPPRDMVDLYHAMYINSLTSLFDKYKTRFGLKESDILHIH from the exons ATGAAGACAATACTTGCTGCCTACCCCGGTGTCCTAAAAG GCACCGGCTGCAGCATCCTCTCCGCCCTGCAGGACCTACCCTCCGCTCCTTGGCCTGTACTCCGATCCAAGATGGAGAAACACCTTCAGGTCATCTCAGTTCTGCAGTGGGTAATCAGCTTCCTCGCCATGG GTGCCGCTGGCACTGTGCTCTTAATCTACATGTTCTGCACAGACCTCTGGGTGATCGCTGCCATGTACACTGCCTGGCTTATCTTCGACTGGAACACCCCCAAACAAG GTGGCAGGAGGTCCTCTTGGGTGAGGAACTGGACCATGTGGACTTACTTCAGAGACTACTTCCCCATCAGG CTCATCAAGACACACAACCTGCTGCCAAGCCGAAACTACATCTTTGGCTACCACCCCCATGGGATCTTCTCTTTTGGAGCCTTCTGTAACTTCGGAACAGAGGCCACCGGCTTCTCTAAGAAGTTCCCGGGCATCAAGCCTTCCCTGGCCACCCTGGCTGGAAACTTCCGGATGCCAGTCTTTAGAGACTATCTCATGTCTGGAG GTATCTGCCCAGTGAACCGTAACTCCATtgactacctcctctctcagAATGGAACTGGCAATGCAGTGGTCATTGTTGTCGGGGGAGCAGCTGAATCTTTGAACTGTGCTCCAGGAAAGAATTCTGTCACCCTGAATAACCGCAAGGGCTTTGTGAGGTTAGCCCTCCAGCAAGG gtCTGACCTGGTACCAGTCTACTCCTTTGGGGAGAACGATGTGTACAAACAGGTGATCTTCGAGGAGAGAACCTGGTGGCGGCTGGCTCAAAAGCGACTGCAGAAGATTATTGGTTTTGCGCCCTGTCTGTTCCATGGCTGTGGCTTCTTCTCCTCCGATTCCTGGGGAATGGTGCCTTACAACAAACCCATCACCACCATCG TGGGTGAACCGATCACAGTGCCAAAGATTGAGCAGCCTCCTCGGGATATGGTGGATCTGTACCATGCCATGTACATCAATTCCCTCACCAGCCTCTTTGACAAGTATAAGACCCGCTTCGGCCTGAAGGAGAGTGACATCCTGCACATCCATTGA